In the genome of Microbacterium endophyticum, one region contains:
- a CDS encoding helix-turn-helix domain-containing protein, translated as MWTALSDESVANGVSDGVTHRITCHIERVLRERQMTLTELSHRTGITMANLSILKNNRAKAIRFTTLTLICDVLDTTPGELFGIEPSDGQRAL; from the coding sequence ATGTGGACGGCGTTGTCTGACGAGAGTGTGGCCAATGGCGTGAGTGACGGCGTTACTCACCGGATCACCTGCCACATTGAGAGGGTTTTGCGTGAGCGTCAAATGACTCTCACTGAGCTCTCGCACCGCACCGGAATCACCATGGCCAATTTATCGATCCTCAAAAATAACCGTGCCAAGGCCATTCGATTCACCACGCTGACGCTGATCTGTGATGTTCTCGACACGACGCCCGGAGAGCTCTTTGGCATCGAGCCGAGTGACGGGCAACGGGCTTTGTGA
- a CDS encoding 5-methyltetrahydropteroyltriglutamate--homocysteine S-methyltransferase, translating into MSVNPPFRADVVGSYLRPERVKNARTQHATGAIDTAELKRVENTEIAALVERQAQAGLQLATDGEYPRSWWHFDFFGMLGGVDVVELDHGIQFQGVQTRPLGLKLDGEVGFPADHPMLEQFRTLKPLADAAGLVPKFTIPAPTVLDFRLENSAFEDSPYGDRDDLFEDLAAAYRAAVQAFYDAGCRYLQFDDTAWAYLCSDVELAKATSRGVRSEGLAERYASLINASLRDKPDDLVVTTHVCRGNFRSTFISSGGYEPVAEQLLGECNYDGFFLEYDSERAGGFEPLRFLPRGNQVVELGLVTTKSGTLEDPADVRRRIDEASAIVPLEQLALSPQCGFASTEEGNVLTEAEQWAKVESVVALASEVWS; encoded by the coding sequence ATGTCAGTGAACCCGCCATTTCGTGCCGATGTCGTCGGAAGCTACCTGCGCCCGGAGCGCGTGAAGAATGCACGCACGCAGCACGCGACCGGAGCTATCGACACCGCCGAACTGAAGCGCGTCGAAAACACCGAGATCGCGGCCCTCGTCGAACGCCAAGCGCAGGCTGGCCTGCAGCTCGCAACCGATGGCGAGTACCCGCGCTCATGGTGGCACTTCGACTTTTTCGGGATGCTCGGCGGCGTCGATGTCGTCGAGCTCGATCACGGCATTCAGTTTCAAGGCGTACAAACGCGACCGCTCGGGCTCAAGCTCGACGGTGAAGTGGGCTTTCCCGCCGACCACCCGATGCTCGAGCAGTTCCGCACGCTGAAGCCGCTCGCCGATGCTGCCGGGCTCGTTCCCAAGTTCACGATTCCTGCGCCGACGGTGCTCGACTTCCGCCTCGAAAACAGCGCATTCGAAGACTCACCGTACGGCGACCGCGACGACCTTTTCGAGGATCTTGCCGCGGCCTATCGGGCAGCAGTCCAGGCTTTTTACGACGCCGGATGCCGTTACCTCCAGTTCGACGACACGGCATGGGCCTACCTCTGCTCAGACGTTGAGCTTGCCAAAGCCACGAGCCGCGGTGTGCGTTCCGAAGGCCTCGCCGAGCGCTACGCTTCCTTGATCAACGCATCGCTTCGCGACAAGCCCGATGATTTGGTCGTCACCACTCACGTGTGTCGGGGAAACTTCCGCTCGACCTTCATCTCGTCCGGTGGCTACGAACCGGTCGCCGAGCAGCTCTTGGGCGAATGCAACTACGACGGATTCTTCCTCGAGTACGACAGCGAGCGCGCCGGTGGGTTCGAACCGCTGCGGTTCTTGCCGCGCGGCAACCAGGTCGTCGAGCTCGGTCTCGTCACGACCAAGTCGGGCACGCTCGAAGACCCGGCCGATGTGCGTCGACGCATCGACGAGGCATCCGCCATCGTTCCCCTCGAGCAGCTCGCACTCAGCCCCCAGTGCGGCTTTGCCTCGACCGAAGAGGGAAACGTGCTGACCGAGGCCGAGCAGTGGGCGAAGGTCGAATCAGTTGTCGCCCTGGCATCCGAGGTGTGGTCTTAA
- a CDS encoding IclR family transcriptional regulator: MKSEITPAEGVLSRAARLLRAFTADDDGVTAATLAVRTGLSRSTAHRLAVELTSLGMLDRRADGSYAVGTGIWEIGELAAVSARLRERALPHMLRLYEATGENVHVAVLSSENPADAEALYVARVTGPHSIPTLSRVGGRHPLHTTGVGKALIAQQDDEWIDLFLLRGLQRETVHSITDAARFRQDVVRARERGFATTRQEMTLGNVSIAVAIPPLPGLPLAALGIVTHMARADEARLAPLVVAAAGDIARAVEHH, from the coding sequence ATGAAGAGCGAGATCACGCCCGCCGAAGGTGTGCTTTCGCGTGCCGCGCGCCTGCTTCGCGCGTTCACCGCAGACGACGACGGCGTGACTGCCGCAACCCTCGCTGTGCGAACTGGGCTCTCTCGTTCGACGGCCCACCGACTCGCTGTTGAACTCACCTCTCTTGGCATGCTCGATCGCCGTGCCGATGGATCGTATGCGGTCGGCACCGGCATCTGGGAGATCGGTGAGCTTGCGGCGGTCTCGGCTCGTCTTCGAGAGCGCGCGCTGCCGCACATGCTGCGGCTGTATGAGGCCACCGGCGAGAACGTGCATGTCGCCGTGCTCAGCAGCGAGAACCCCGCGGATGCCGAAGCGCTCTACGTAGCGCGGGTCACGGGTCCCCACTCGATTCCGACCCTCAGCCGCGTTGGGGGGAGGCATCCGCTCCACACCACGGGAGTAGGAAAGGCGTTGATCGCGCAGCAAGACGATGAGTGGATCGACCTCTTTCTCCTACGCGGGCTGCAGCGCGAAACGGTGCATTCCATCACGGATGCCGCGCGCTTTCGCCAAGATGTCGTTCGGGCGCGCGAGCGCGGTTTCGCCACAACGCGCCAAGAAATGACCCTCGGCAATGTCTCGATTGCCGTCGCAATTCCGCCACTGCCGGGGTTGCCGCTTGCCGCGCTCGGCATCGTCACCCACATGGCGCGCGCCGATGAAGCACGGCTTGCCCCGCTCGTCGTCGCCGCGGCAGGGGATATTGCGCGCGCAGTAGAACATCACTAA
- the pcaH gene encoding protocatechuate 3,4-dioxygenase subunit beta has translation MTTPMNSAAPESLLASPDQLTQREMTQEIIDVHAAAEAREAAGEFVPMTLHDFPPYRSSILRHPTKNLKLVDPETIELWSPAFGQRDVAAIESDLTLQHTGEPQGERITVHGRLLDSWGRPLANQLLELWQANAAGRYIHQRDQHPAPLDPNFTGAGRVVTNDAGEYKFTTIKPGPYPWKNHINAWRPAHIHFSVFGTGFTQRLITQMYFPGDPLFALDPIYNTIPRQKDRDRLIGAYDHDLTVPEFSMGYRFDIVVDGPDATWFEPEEEK, from the coding sequence ATGACCACCCCCATGAACTCGGCCGCGCCCGAGTCGCTTCTGGCTTCACCCGACCAGTTGACGCAACGCGAGATGACGCAAGAAATCATCGACGTGCACGCTGCCGCCGAGGCTCGCGAGGCAGCCGGCGAGTTCGTACCGATGACTCTCCATGACTTTCCGCCGTACCGTTCCAGCATCCTTCGCCACCCGACGAAGAACCTCAAGCTCGTCGACCCGGAGACGATCGAGCTCTGGTCGCCAGCATTCGGCCAACGCGATGTCGCGGCGATCGAGTCCGACCTCACCCTGCAGCACACGGGCGAGCCGCAGGGCGAGCGCATCACGGTGCACGGTCGGCTACTTGACTCATGGGGCCGCCCGCTCGCCAATCAGCTGCTCGAACTGTGGCAGGCGAATGCCGCGGGCCGCTACATCCACCAGCGCGACCAGCACCCGGCTCCGCTCGACCCGAACTTCACGGGAGCCGGACGAGTGGTCACGAACGACGCTGGCGAATACAAATTCACGACGATCAAACCGGGCCCGTACCCCTGGAAAAACCACATCAACGCGTGGCGCCCCGCCCACATCCACTTCTCGGTCTTCGGTACTGGTTTCACGCAGCGCCTCATCACTCAGATGTACTTTCCGGGCGACCCGCTCTTTGCTCTCGACCCGATCTACAACACGATTCCGCGCCAGAAAGACCGCGACCGCTTGATCGGTGCGTACGATCACGACCTCACGGTTCCCGAGTTCTCGATGGGTTATCGCTTCGACATCGTCGTTGACGGACCGGATGCCACATGGTTCGAGCCCGAGGAGGAGAAGTAA
- the pcaG gene encoding protocatechuate 3,4-dioxygenase subunit alpha → MVQITPPAGDKVIEPSPGQTVGPFFAFGLIYPDMHEVAFPHSKGAIVVGGTVFDGAGAAIPDAVIEIWGADEDGQISRERGAFRRDDHTFTGFGRAATTDDGHYEFWTRNPGSVAGEAPFYSVVVFARGLPDKLVTRIYLPEDEDRLAADPLLASLSPEERATLIATRTPAGYLQHDIHLQGEKETVFLAF, encoded by the coding sequence ATGGTGCAGATCACCCCACCCGCAGGCGACAAGGTCATCGAGCCGAGCCCGGGCCAGACCGTCGGCCCGTTCTTCGCGTTCGGTCTTATCTATCCCGACATGCACGAAGTAGCTTTTCCGCACAGCAAAGGCGCAATCGTTGTCGGCGGCACAGTGTTCGATGGCGCGGGAGCTGCGATCCCCGACGCCGTCATTGAAATCTGGGGTGCCGATGAAGACGGTCAGATTTCGCGAGAGCGCGGCGCATTTCGGCGCGACGACCACACGTTCACCGGATTCGGTCGCGCCGCGACGACCGACGACGGCCACTACGAGTTTTGGACGCGAAACCCCGGATCTGTTGCAGGCGAGGCGCCGTTTTATTCGGTGGTCGTGTTTGCGCGCGGTCTTCCCGACAAGCTCGTGACGCGCATCTACCTCCCCGAAGATGAAGACCGGCTCGCCGCCGATCCGCTGTTGGCTTCGTTGTCTCCAGAGGAGCGCGCTACGCTCATCGCAACCCGCACACCCGCTGGTTACCTGCAGCACGACATTCATTTGCAGGGTGAAAAGGAGACCGTGTTCCTTGCCTTCTAA
- a CDS encoding lyase family protein yields the protein MPSNPPSVGSFDDGLLSPITAGYDGLVSDRAVLDALVTAEVALVRAWQHVGVAPVSAEAEVSAALGWVDTKHGCRDHGIDLGALAAQSVAGGNPVIPLVGALRSIVPESARGWVHRGTTSQDILDSALMVVASHAVAQILADLTAAESALQDFIRAHGDSVAAARTLTQHAVPTTLGARAGGWLNGIRRARVRLEAVELPAQLAGAGGTLAAIGEIAEASGAAGAVESALVAAYADGLGLAAPTAPWHTSRWPVTELGDALVQAIDALGKVATDVATASRTEIGELLEGTGGGSSAMPQKQNPVRSVLIRSAALRAPLLGATLHTASAFAADERPDGAWHAEWPTLRELVRLALGASAHGAELLRGLRVDDDAVARNLALTGGLIVSERLGIVLTPLIGAARFKDLIAAASAGGDLAALITALPEAAGLDVDALLDPAHYTGAAASIAARALDPESDR from the coding sequence TTGCCTTCTAACCCACCGTCGGTCGGATCTTTCGACGACGGTCTCCTGTCGCCGATAACGGCCGGCTACGATGGACTCGTGAGCGATCGCGCTGTTCTCGATGCGCTTGTGACGGCGGAGGTCGCGCTCGTTCGCGCATGGCAGCACGTCGGCGTTGCCCCGGTTTCTGCCGAAGCTGAGGTTTCTGCCGCGCTCGGGTGGGTCGATACGAAACACGGATGCCGCGACCACGGCATCGATCTCGGTGCACTTGCCGCGCAATCCGTTGCCGGGGGTAACCCCGTGATTCCACTCGTGGGTGCGCTGCGAAGCATCGTGCCAGAGAGCGCTCGAGGCTGGGTGCATCGCGGCACGACGAGTCAAGACATCCTCGATTCGGCGCTCATGGTGGTGGCATCGCATGCCGTGGCGCAGATTCTTGCCGACCTCACCGCCGCCGAGAGTGCGCTGCAGGACTTCATTCGTGCCCACGGCGACAGCGTTGCCGCGGCTCGAACACTGACCCAACACGCGGTGCCGACGACCCTGGGTGCCCGCGCCGGAGGGTGGCTCAACGGCATCCGTCGTGCTCGGGTGCGACTCGAGGCCGTGGAGTTGCCGGCCCAGCTTGCGGGAGCGGGTGGCACGCTCGCGGCCATCGGCGAGATCGCTGAAGCATCGGGCGCTGCAGGCGCTGTCGAGTCCGCGCTCGTTGCGGCGTACGCCGACGGATTGGGGCTCGCAGCCCCGACGGCTCCGTGGCACACGAGCCGCTGGCCGGTGACGGAACTCGGCGATGCCCTTGTGCAGGCGATCGATGCGCTCGGCAAAGTTGCGACCGATGTCGCCACAGCCTCCCGCACCGAAATCGGTGAACTTCTCGAGGGCACCGGGGGCGGCTCTTCGGCGATGCCGCAGAAGCAGAACCCCGTGAGATCGGTGCTGATCAGGTCTGCCGCGCTTCGCGCACCGCTTCTTGGCGCGACGCTCCATACGGCGTCGGCGTTCGCGGCCGACGAGCGGCCCGACGGCGCATGGCACGCCGAGTGGCCGACGCTGCGTGAACTGGTGCGGCTCGCGCTTGGCGCCAGTGCGCACGGTGCCGAGCTCCTGCGCGGACTCCGCGTCGACGACGACGCCGTGGCGCGGAACCTTGCTCTTACCGGCGGCCTTATCGTGAGCGAACGCCTGGGCATTGTGCTGACGCCGCTGATCGGTGCCGCGCGTTTCAAAGACCTCATCGCTGCAGCTTCCGCGGGCGGCGACCTCGCGGCATTGATCACCGCACTTCCGGAGGCAGCGGGGCTCGACGTCGACGCCCTGCTCGATCCCGCCCACTACACCGGCGCGGCAGCTTCGATCGCTGCACGCGCACTCGACCCGGAGAGCGACCGATGA
- a CDS encoding alpha/beta fold hydrolase, with protein MTVPALAFTVPQGPAGAPLLVLGPSLGTSTLLWQDVMPELATDYRVTAWDLPGHGQSPAATAAFSVADLADAVAEGAGEPFLYAGVSLGGAVGLTLALRHSEQVRAAAIVASGAKLGEPGPWHERAAQVRAQSTSTLIVPSAQRWFAPGSIARRPEITGRLLHALQDADDESYALCCEALAAYNVRDQLRDIRMPVLAAWGQHDAVAPEAKATEIAEGVRDGRAVVISDAAHLPPAEQPVAMASVLHEFFASRK; from the coding sequence ATGACCGTACCAGCGCTCGCATTCACTGTCCCGCAGGGGCCAGCGGGGGCACCTCTTCTCGTGCTGGGCCCCTCGCTTGGCACCTCGACGCTGCTCTGGCAAGACGTTATGCCCGAACTCGCCACCGACTATCGCGTGACAGCGTGGGATCTTCCCGGACACGGGCAGAGCCCCGCGGCAACCGCGGCTTTCAGCGTTGCCGATCTCGCCGACGCAGTAGCCGAGGGCGCGGGTGAACCGTTTCTCTACGCCGGAGTCTCGCTTGGCGGAGCCGTTGGCCTGACGCTCGCGCTTCGGCACTCCGAGCAGGTGCGCGCTGCCGCGATTGTCGCATCGGGCGCAAAGCTTGGGGAACCGGGGCCGTGGCACGAGCGGGCAGCCCAGGTGCGTGCCCAGTCGACGTCGACTCTTATCGTGCCGTCGGCCCAGCGTTGGTTCGCTCCCGGCTCCATCGCTCGCCGCCCCGAGATCACCGGTCGCCTCCTCCACGCGCTGCAAGATGCCGACGACGAAAGCTATGCGCTGTGCTGCGAGGCGCTCGCCGCCTACAACGTGCGCGATCAGTTGAGAGACATTCGGATGCCGGTCCTCGCCGCCTGGGGTCAGCACGATGCTGTCGCACCCGAGGCGAAGGCGACCGAAATCGCCGAGGGTGTTCGTGATGGCCGTGCCGTCGTCATTTCAGACGCCGCGCACCTGCCGCCCGCCGAGCAGCCGGTGGCGATGGCATCCGTTTTGCACGAGTTCTTCGCCTCGAGAAAGTGA
- the pcaC gene encoding 4-carboxymuconolactone decarboxylase, whose product MTRPSGEGLTDEERYDQGMSVRREVLSSAHVDRATQAATEITADFQDFITRVAWGDVWSRPGLDRRSRSIAVLSSLIAHGHHEELAMHLKAACRNGLSIAEITEVILQSAIYSGVPAANTAFRIANEVFADDEA is encoded by the coding sequence ATGACGCGACCGTCAGGTGAAGGTTTGACCGACGAGGAACGCTACGACCAGGGCATGTCGGTTCGCCGTGAAGTGCTCTCGAGTGCGCATGTCGACCGCGCGACGCAGGCCGCGACCGAGATCACGGCGGACTTTCAAGACTTCATCACGCGCGTCGCGTGGGGTGACGTGTGGTCGCGCCCGGGCCTTGATCGCCGTTCACGTTCGATTGCCGTGCTGTCATCGCTCATCGCGCACGGTCACCACGAAGAGCTCGCGATGCACCTGAAAGCCGCGTGTCGAAACGGGCTCAGCATCGCCGAGATCACCGAAGTGATCTTGCAGAGTGCGATCTACTCCGGTGTTCCCGCGGCCAACACTGCGTTTCGGATCGCGAACGAGGTCTTCGCTGACGACGAGGCGTGA
- a CDS encoding 4-hydroxybenzoate 3-monooxygenase, producing MTTVRTRVAIIGAGPAGLLLAHLLDRAGIESVVIDQRSREEIESTIRAGILEQSTVELLDSSGASPRVLSEGNRHEGIELRFAGEGHRIDFADLVDRAVWLFPQHEVLKDLIAVRLTAGQDLRFGITASRVEDENPAHPKVIATDAEGQPLTIEADFVVGADGSRSVARAAVSGSATGGYFREYPFAWFGILCEAPPSSEELIYSNSDKGFALISQRSATVQRMYFQCAPETDPTAFSEAELWEHLQARVPGTTLTEGPIFQRDVLRFRSFVAHELRKNRVALIGDAAHTVPPTGAKGMNLAIADVVLLEKALRALLLENDDRLIDAYAEKALQRIWKAQHFSWWMTSMLHVAPDASDFDRRRQLGELRSVVESKAGQTYLAEAYTGWPHQP from the coding sequence ATGACGACAGTTCGCACCCGAGTAGCCATCATCGGGGCAGGGCCCGCGGGGCTCCTCTTGGCCCACCTTCTCGATCGAGCCGGCATCGAGTCGGTTGTCATCGATCAGCGCTCGCGCGAAGAGATCGAAAGCACGATCCGCGCCGGCATCCTCGAGCAGAGCACGGTGGAACTCCTCGACTCATCGGGCGCATCTCCCCGCGTACTCAGCGAGGGAAACCGGCACGAGGGCATCGAGCTTCGCTTTGCCGGCGAAGGTCACCGCATCGACTTCGCCGACCTCGTCGACCGGGCGGTATGGCTTTTTCCGCAGCACGAAGTGTTGAAAGATCTCATTGCCGTGCGACTTACCGCCGGCCAAGACCTCCGTTTCGGCATCACAGCGTCGCGAGTCGAAGACGAGAACCCCGCGCACCCGAAAGTCATCGCGACGGATGCCGAGGGGCAGCCGCTGACGATCGAAGCTGACTTCGTCGTCGGTGCAGACGGCTCTCGCAGCGTCGCACGCGCTGCGGTTAGCGGGTCTGCAACCGGTGGCTACTTTCGCGAATATCCGTTCGCGTGGTTCGGCATCCTGTGCGAGGCACCGCCGAGTTCTGAAGAGCTCATCTACAGCAACTCCGACAAGGGTTTCGCGCTCATCAGCCAGCGAAGCGCAACAGTGCAGCGCATGTACTTTCAGTGCGCCCCCGAAACCGACCCCACCGCGTTCAGCGAAGCAGAACTGTGGGAGCACCTGCAGGCGCGCGTGCCCGGCACAACCCTTACCGAAGGTCCGATCTTTCAGCGGGACGTGCTGCGCTTTCGGAGCTTCGTCGCGCACGAGCTGCGAAAGAACCGGGTCGCACTCATCGGCGATGCAGCCCACACTGTGCCGCCCACCGGCGCGAAGGGCATGAATCTTGCGATCGCCGACGTCGTTCTGCTCGAAAAGGCTCTGCGTGCGCTGCTGCTCGAAAACGATGATCGTCTGATCGACGCCTACGCCGAGAAGGCACTGCAGCGAATCTGGAAGGCGCAGCACTTCTCGTGGTGGATGACGAGCATGCTGCACGTCGCGCCCGACGCATCGGACTTCGATCGTCGGCGCCAGCTCGGCGAGCTGCGTTCAGTGGTCGAGTCGAAAGCGGGCCAGACCTACCTCGCCGAGGCCTACACCGGCTGGCCGCACCAGCCCTAA
- a CDS encoding IclR family transcriptional regulator — MANSPSGESVTDRIVRVLDTFDTDRTLQTATQIGRRAGLPSSTAHRIVDDLVSAGLLERDDDHRVRLGLRLWELALRGSAALRLRQAALPHMERVQARIHEHTQLAVLEQDEALFLERLSSPESGANITRIAGRLPLHASSSGLVLLAYAPAELQERVLAAPLKRLSADTITDAAALRRALADVRRLGHVVAPGTIQAVSTGVAVPVRDSSGTVVAALSVVLPREAAPEPALDALLAAARGIRAALDPLPPG, encoded by the coding sequence ATGGCCAACTCGCCGTCGGGAGAATCGGTCACCGACCGTATCGTGCGCGTTCTCGACACCTTCGACACCGATCGCACTCTGCAGACAGCAACGCAGATCGGTCGACGCGCGGGACTACCATCGTCGACAGCGCACCGCATCGTCGACGATCTGGTGTCGGCGGGCCTCCTCGAACGTGATGATGATCATCGGGTACGCCTGGGCCTGCGTCTGTGGGAGCTCGCGCTCCGCGGCTCAGCCGCATTGCGACTGCGTCAGGCCGCGCTCCCCCACATGGAACGCGTGCAGGCCCGAATTCACGAGCACACTCAACTCGCGGTGCTCGAGCAAGACGAAGCGCTCTTTCTCGAACGCCTGTCCTCGCCGGAATCCGGCGCAAATATCACGCGCATCGCGGGACGCCTCCCTCTGCACGCGTCGTCATCCGGCCTCGTGCTGCTGGCCTATGCCCCCGCCGAGTTGCAGGAACGCGTGCTGGCGGCACCCCTCAAGCGCCTCTCTGCAGACACGATCACGGATGCCGCGGCACTCCGCCGCGCGCTCGCCGATGTGCGTCGGCTCGGCCACGTCGTTGCACCGGGGACGATCCAAGCGGTGTCGACCGGCGTTGCGGTTCCGGTACGAGACTCGTCGGGCACGGTGGTGGCCGCGCTGTCGGTCGTTCTTCCGCGCGAGGCCGCGCCCGAGCCCGCGTTGGACGCTCTGTTGGCGGCGGCTCGCGGCATCCGCGCGGCTCTCGACCCCCTCCCGCCCGGTTGA
- a CDS encoding mechanosensitive ion channel family protein: MPSSYALAAINVFDVSISLTAAVTAAAILVAAAVIAFIFRAAILRYSRRQDNTHAATWYTLSRLVTYAVIVVGVLIAITVLGVPLDRFAVLAGALGVGLGFGLQTLFSNFVSGIVLLLDKSLKVGDFVELESGVTGEVRDIKIRATTVVTNDNIDILVPNSEFVSGRVVNWTHREVLRRLRVPFGVAYGTGKEVVKKAALEAAASVPFTLDLEGPRRPQVWLSEFGASSLNFELVIWLNPEATKKPIAVTAAYNWAIHSALQRHGIEIPFPQRDLNVRSVFGLSDEEARAALGFADQPESSEPTPSKGVSVDDARDNDAIDDVSGDAADMPDRSTDEGI; this comes from the coding sequence ATGCCGAGCAGCTATGCGTTAGCCGCAATCAATGTTTTCGACGTCTCGATATCGCTCACTGCTGCGGTGACGGCGGCGGCCATTCTCGTTGCCGCCGCGGTCATCGCGTTCATTTTTCGTGCCGCGATACTTCGGTATTCCCGTCGGCAAGACAACACTCATGCCGCGACCTGGTACACGCTTTCGCGGCTCGTGACGTATGCAGTCATCGTCGTAGGAGTGCTGATTGCGATCACCGTCCTTGGCGTTCCGCTCGATAGATTTGCGGTTCTCGCTGGCGCGCTCGGCGTTGGACTCGGCTTCGGGCTGCAAACGCTTTTCAGCAACTTCGTATCGGGCATCGTGTTGCTTCTCGACAAATCGCTCAAGGTCGGCGACTTTGTCGAGCTCGAGTCAGGTGTCACTGGAGAGGTCCGCGACATCAAGATTCGAGCCACGACGGTCGTGACGAACGACAACATCGACATTCTGGTGCCGAACTCCGAGTTCGTGAGTGGGCGCGTCGTCAACTGGACGCACCGTGAGGTGCTGCGAAGACTCCGGGTTCCGTTCGGGGTTGCGTACGGCACAGGCAAAGAGGTCGTGAAGAAAGCAGCGCTTGAGGCTGCGGCATCCGTCCCGTTCACCCTCGATCTTGAAGGACCCCGCCGGCCGCAGGTGTGGCTGAGCGAATTCGGCGCGAGCTCTCTCAACTTTGAGCTCGTGATCTGGTTGAACCCCGAGGCCACGAAGAAGCCGATTGCAGTGACTGCTGCTTACAACTGGGCGATCCACTCCGCGCTGCAACGCCATGGCATCGAGATTCCGTTCCCTCAGCGCGACCTCAACGTGCGCAGTGTGTTCGGTCTGAGCGATGAAGAAGCGCGAGCGGCGCTGGGCTTCGCTGATCAACCTGAATCGTCTGAACCGACGCCTTCGAAAGGTGTTTCGGTCGACGATGCACGCGACAACGATGCGATCGACGACGTCAGCGGAGACGCAGCCGATATGCCCGACCGCTCGACCGACGAGGGTATCTAG
- a CDS encoding 3-oxoacid CoA-transferase subunit A has protein sequence MINKEVTDAATAVAGIPDGATVMIGGFGRAGQPVELIDALIARGARDLTIINNNAGNGDTGLAALLATGGVRKIICSFPRQSDSWVFDGLYRAGKIELELVPQGNLAERIRAAGAGIGAFFTPTGYGTQLAEGKETREIDGRMYVLEYPIRADFALVSALKADRWGNLVYRETARNFGPIMAAAATHTIVQVDEVVTLGSIDPETVVTPGIYVDSVVAVGERSWLDHDTFIGGVTIEGDLVEPASTATTEA, from the coding sequence ATGATCAACAAAGAAGTGACGGATGCCGCAACCGCTGTTGCCGGAATCCCCGACGGTGCGACGGTCATGATCGGAGGCTTCGGCCGCGCCGGGCAGCCGGTCGAGCTCATTGATGCGCTCATCGCGCGCGGAGCACGCGACTTGACGATCATCAACAACAACGCCGGCAACGGTGACACCGGGCTCGCGGCCCTGCTCGCCACGGGCGGCGTGCGAAAAATCATCTGTTCGTTTCCGCGGCAGTCGGATTCGTGGGTGTTCGATGGCCTGTACCGCGCCGGAAAAATCGAGCTGGAGCTTGTGCCGCAGGGAAACCTCGCCGAGCGTATTCGCGCCGCCGGCGCTGGTATCGGCGCCTTTTTCACGCCGACCGGCTACGGCACACAGCTCGCCGAGGGCAAAGAGACCCGCGAAATCGATGGACGAATGTACGTCTTGGAATACCCGATTCGGGCGGACTTCGCCCTCGTGAGCGCGCTGAAGGCAGACCGCTGGGGAAACCTGGTTTACCGCGAGACGGCGCGTAACTTCGGTCCGATCATGGCAGCAGCGGCGACCCACACGATCGTGCAGGTCGACGAGGTTGTGACGCTTGGCTCCATCGATCCCGAGACTGTCGTGACCCCGGGCATCTACGTAGACAGCGTGGTCGCCGTGGGCGAGCGCTCATGGCTCGATCACGACACTTTCATCGGCGGGGTCACGATCGAGGGCGACCTGGTAGAGCCCGCAAGCACAGCGACAACGGAGGCATGA
- a CDS encoding 3-oxoacid CoA-transferase subunit B has product MATTLSRPDLAARIASDIPEGAIVNLGIGAPTLVANFLPDDLEIILHTENGMLGMGAKPEPERVDPDLINAGKQPVTALAGAAYFHHADSFAMMRGGHLDVCVLGAFQVSQTGDLANWSTGAPGAIPAVGGAMDLAIGAKAVYVMTDLLTKTGESKLVEACTYPLTGVGCVTRVYTDYAIFDVTADGFAVREAFGENTVESLAELTGLTLTDAAASENGN; this is encoded by the coding sequence ATGGCAACCACACTTTCCCGCCCCGACCTCGCCGCCCGCATTGCATCGGATATTCCCGAAGGCGCGATCGTCAACCTCGGTATCGGTGCACCGACGCTGGTTGCCAACTTTCTTCCTGATGACCTCGAAATCATCCTGCACACCGAAAACGGGATGCTCGGAATGGGCGCGAAGCCCGAGCCTGAGCGCGTCGATCCCGACCTGATCAATGCCGGCAAGCAGCCGGTGACGGCACTCGCGGGAGCCGCATACTTCCATCACGCGGACTCGTTCGCGATGATGCGCGGTGGGCATCTCGACGTGTGTGTGCTGGGAGCTTTCCAGGTGTCGCAAACCGGGGATCTCGCCAACTGGTCCACGGGAGCGCCCGGAGCAATCCCCGCCGTCGGCGGGGCAATGGACCTCGCAATCGGAGCGAAAGCCGTCTACGTCATGACCGATCTCCTGACGAAGACCGGCGAATCCAAACTGGTCGAGGCGTGCACGTATCCGCTCACCGGCGTCGGCTGTGTCACTCGGGTTTACACCGACTACGCCATCTTCGATGTGACGGCTGATGGCTTCGCGGTACGCGAGGCATTCGGCGAGAACACGGTCGAAAGCCTCGCCGAGCTCACCGGCCTCACCCTGACGGATGCCGCGGCATCCGAGAACGGTAACTGA